Part of the Polyangiaceae bacterium genome, AATCGGCTGGATCTGGTGCCTGGCGTTCGGCGCGCTGATCTCGCCGACCGATCCGATCGCCGTGCTCGGGATCATGAAGGCTGCCAAGGCGCCGAAGCAGCTTGAGGTCAAGGTCATCGGCGAGAGCCTGTTCAACGACGGCACGGGCGTCGTGCTGTTCACGATTTTGGTCGGCGCAGGAGTCGCGACGATGTCTGCCGCCCCCGGGGCCGCAGAAGAGGCGCTCGGCACCGGCAAGATCGTCTCGCTGCTGGTCAAGGAGATCGTGGGTGGTGTCGCGCTCGGGCTAGCGCTGGGCTGGGTCTGCTATCGCGGATTTCGAACGCTCGACGAGCCCAATCTCGAGATTCTCATGTCGGTGGCGACGGTGTTCGCGATCGGAGTCGTGGCGAGCAGGGCGCACGTGTCCGCGCCCCTGGCGGCGGTGGCCGCGGGCCTGTTGATCGGCAACCGAGGTCGCTTGCACGCCATGAGCGAGCGGACCGCCCAGAGCTTGGACGTGGTCTGGATGTTCATCGACGAGATGCTGAACGCGGTCCTGTTCCTGCTGATCGGCTTCGAGGTGTTCGCGATCGACTACTCTCGCAAGAGCTACTGGATGGTCCTCTCGTGCCTGATCCCGGGCGTGTTGCTCGCTCGATTCGTCGGTGTGGCGCTGCCGATCGCCATTCTGCGACTCCGGCGCGAGATCGACCCCGGCACCGTGCGTGTCCTCACCTGGGGGGGCTTGAAGGGCGGCATCTCGGTGGCGCTCGCGATGAAGCTTCCCGAGTTCGAGGGCCGTAACGCCGTCCTCACCGTCACCTACGGCATCGTCATCTTCTCGATCATCGTGCAAGGGCTCACGGTGGGCCGCCTGATCCGCCGAGTGTATCCGCAGCCGAGCTAGTCGGCGCGGGCGCGGGAGGACGTCGAAAGCGCGGCGCTCGAGGCCTGCACCGCGACTCGGACCCCTCAGCTCGCCGCGAGCTGCTTTCGCCGTGAGCCGACGTAGAC contains:
- a CDS encoding sodium:proton antiporter; the encoded protein is MAFLDAAALLLVLAAAFGFVNHHVLKLPFAIGLMVSGLLASGGVLVLDALVPAWGAAEMVRRVVIGIDFSETVLSGMLSLLLFAGALHTDLSQLKERIATISALASVGVVISTAVAGGIAFLGFRAFGVEIGWIWCLAFGALISPTDPIAVLGIMKAAKAPKQLEVKVIGESLFNDGTGVVLFTILVGAGVATMSAAPGAAEEALGTGKIVSLLVKEIVGGVALGLALGWVCYRGFRTLDEPNLEILMSVATVFAIGVVASRAHVSAPLAAVAAGLLIGNRGRLHAMSERTAQSLDVVWMFIDEMLNAVLFLLIGFEVFAIDYSRKSYWMVLSCLIPGVLLARFVGVALPIAILRLRREIDPGTVRVLTWGGLKGGISVALAMKLPEFEGRNAVLTVTYGIVIFSIIVQGLTVGRLIRRVYPQPS